A genomic stretch from Kribbella amoyensis includes:
- a CDS encoding TadE/TadG family type IV pilus assembly protein, translating into MVDFVLVSVLVVPLFLAVLQVGLYLYIRNTITAAASEGAHYAAVLNRDPADGEEHARRLVTGVVRDELVEAVTAEPVEIEGQPGVRVVVKAHMPALGLWGPGLGFEVEGHAVKETGE; encoded by the coding sequence GTGGTCGACTTCGTGCTGGTGTCGGTACTGGTGGTGCCACTGTTCCTCGCGGTGTTGCAGGTCGGCCTCTACCTGTACATCCGGAACACGATCACCGCCGCGGCCTCCGAAGGCGCCCACTACGCCGCCGTCCTGAACCGCGATCCCGCCGACGGTGAGGAACACGCCCGTCGCCTGGTCACCGGGGTGGTTCGCGACGAGCTGGTCGAGGCCGTCACCGCGGAGCCGGTGGAGATCGAAGGACAGCCGGGGGTCCGGGTGGTCGTGAAGGCGCACATGCCCGCACTCGGCCTGTGGGGACCAGGTCTCGGCTTCGAGGTCGAAGGCCACGCCGTCAAGGAGACCGGCGAATGA